Proteins found in one Hugenholtzia roseola DSM 9546 genomic segment:
- a CDS encoding DegT/DnrJ/EryC1/StrS family aminotransferase yields the protein MLPYDSLSLSNAPFFAAFQSRFASILEKGWFILGEQLHNFEKNFAAYCGVTHCVGVGSGLDALILALKALDLPAGSEVIVPAHTYVATILAVLHNQLTPILVEPDAQTYNISPQKIEAALTKRTKAILVVHLYGKLCEMDKISEIATKNGLFLIEDAAQAHGASRCGQKAGSFGNLAAFSFYPTKNLGALGDGGGITTSDPILAEKIQILRNYGSKIKYHNEIIGYNSRLDELQAAFLSLKLEKLDAINAHKRALANLYLTQLKSDFILPSVEKDYQDVYHIFNIRHPKRDSLRQYLLKNQIQTEIHYPIPPHQQEALRHLAAFQPYQKKGALPITELIHQTTLSLPISYAHTPTDIARVIDVLNAF from the coding sequence ATGCTCCCCTACGACTCCCTTTCCCTTTCCAACGCGCCTTTTTTTGCGGCTTTTCAGTCGCGTTTTGCTTCTATTTTGGAAAAGGGTTGGTTTATTTTGGGGGAGCAGTTGCACAATTTTGAGAAAAATTTTGCCGCCTACTGTGGTGTAACGCATTGTGTAGGAGTCGGCAGTGGCTTAGATGCACTTATTTTGGCGTTGAAAGCCTTAGATTTGCCTGCGGGTAGCGAGGTCATTGTGCCAGCGCATACCTACGTCGCTACGATTTTGGCAGTGCTACACAATCAGCTCACGCCTATTTTGGTAGAACCCGATGCCCAAACCTACAACATTTCCCCCCAAAAGATAGAAGCCGCCCTAACAAAACGCACAAAGGCGATTTTAGTAGTGCATCTTTACGGCAAACTCTGTGAAATGGATAAAATTTCAGAAATTGCGACAAAAAATGGTCTTTTTCTGATAGAAGATGCTGCCCAAGCGCATGGCGCAAGCCGCTGCGGACAAAAAGCAGGGAGTTTTGGCAACTTAGCCGCTTTTAGTTTCTATCCTACTAAAAACTTAGGTGCGCTCGGCGACGGCGGCGGCATTACTACTTCCGACCCGATTTTAGCCGAAAAAATACAGATTTTACGCAATTATGGTTCTAAAATAAAGTATCATAACGAAATAATTGGCTATAATTCGCGCTTAGATGAATTGCAGGCGGCTTTTCTTTCCCTCAAACTTGAAAAATTAGATGCCATCAATGCCCATAAAAGAGCCTTAGCAAACCTTTATCTAACCCAATTAAAAAGCGATTTTATCTTGCCTTCGGTTGAAAAAGATTATCAAGATGTATATCATATTTTTAATATTCGTCACCCCAAACGCGATTCCCTGCGCCAGTATTTACTGAAAAATCAAATACAAACCGAAATTCACTACCCCATTCCACCCCATCAACAAGAGGCATTGCGACATCTTGCGGCTTTCCAACCCTATCAAAAAAAAGGCGCACTGCCCATTACCGAACTTATCCACCAAACGACGCTAAGTCTGCCCATCTCTTACGCCCATACGCCCACAGATATAGCGCGTGTTATTGATGTTTTAAACGCGTTTTAA
- a CDS encoding FkbM family methyltransferase translates to MFRNIISSLFPEKVKHYYRLRKYPEYRQNYEEEQELLRLKHQKQEITSNLLGFPFKAQNGLVFVKSYEEIYQKNNYYFETDKAAPVIIDCGSNVGMSILYFKKLYPNAKIIGFEPDAYIYSLLKENITLFSDIEVYQKAVWTEDTTLSFVLEGNFSSKVSLVDDKSNSRIVKVEAVDLNKFLEQKVDFFKIDVEGAEYYLIEHIAPKLVNVDKIFIEYHSFSEKPQNLSVILNILEKQGFRYDIKQPFPTKRPFIDQVTRMREKIFDTHFEIYGFKL, encoded by the coding sequence ATGTTTCGTAATATTATATCTTCTTTATTTCCCGAAAAAGTTAAGCATTATTACCGTTTGCGTAAATATCCTGAATATCGACAAAATTACGAAGAAGAGCAAGAGCTACTCCGTCTTAAACATCAGAAGCAAGAAATCACCTCTAATCTACTTGGTTTCCCTTTTAAAGCTCAAAATGGATTAGTTTTTGTCAAATCCTATGAAGAAATTTATCAAAAAAATAACTATTATTTTGAAACTGATAAAGCCGCGCCTGTCATAATAGACTGTGGCTCGAATGTAGGCATGAGTATCTTGTACTTCAAAAAGCTGTATCCAAATGCAAAGATAATAGGTTTTGAACCTGATGCTTATATTTATTCACTATTAAAAGAGAACATAACACTTTTTTCAGATATTGAAGTATATCAGAAAGCTGTTTGGACAGAAGACACCACACTTAGTTTTGTTTTGGAAGGAAACTTTTCGAGTAAAGTTTCTTTGGTTGATGATAAATCCAACTCACGTATCGTCAAGGTTGAGGCGGTAGACCTCAATAAGTTTTTAGAGCAAAAAGTTGATTTTTTTAAAATTGATGTAGAAGGTGCGGAATACTATTTAATAGAACATATTGCTCCAAAACTTGTGAATGTAGATAAGATATTTATAGAATATCATTCTTTTAGTGAAAAGCCTCAAAATTTATCTGTTATATTAAATATTTTAGAAAAACAGGGCTTTCGTTATGACATAAAACAACCATTCCCAACAAAGAGACCCTTTATAGACCAAGTTACGCGCATGCGAGAGAAAATTTTTGATACGCATTTTGAAATCTATGGATTTAAACTTTAA
- a CDS encoding ABC transporter ATP-binding protein, whose protein sequence is MSQTVIRVENISKQYRLGVIGSGTLRDDIARFWAKVRGKEDPTLKIGQVNDRARAAEGDYVWALKDVSFEVQQGEVLGIIGKNGAGKSTLLKILSRITTPTQGSIKMKGRVASLLEVGTGMHPELTGRENIFLNGAILGMQKSEIRKKLDEIIDFAGIAKYIDTPIKRYSSGMSVRLGFAVAAFLEPEILIVDEVLAVGDAEFQKKAIGKMQDISKGEGRTVLFVSHNMQSVLNLCTKAVLMETGSVTSFNDTQSIIDKYLGIEKNSNRLKSLVKEEEITKLVTKVPADLTKRHFQIIELSLQDEMQNLKEVFTHGEKVFVKLKVKVFEAMQDFRVVLSVFCQKQPEQPLLIAQALDSPAYVSELETLATLKKPLLKEFICEIPAFFLGENKYELNIDVYYPKREHHTLYKALTWSVLYTGEVVYGSFKEAQLRPHFNWSFQ, encoded by the coding sequence ATGTCCCAAACTGTCATTCGTGTAGAAAATATTAGCAAGCAATACCGCTTAGGCGTGATTGGTTCGGGTACGCTACGCGACGATATAGCGCGTTTTTGGGCAAAAGTGCGCGGAAAAGAAGACCCTACTCTAAAAATAGGGCAGGTCAATGACCGCGCAAGGGCTGCCGAAGGCGATTATGTTTGGGCTTTAAAAGATGTGAGCTTTGAAGTGCAGCAGGGCGAAGTCTTGGGTATCATTGGCAAAAATGGAGCAGGCAAATCTACTTTGCTCAAAATCCTTTCGCGCATCACGACCCCAACGCAGGGCAGTATCAAAATGAAGGGGCGCGTCGCCTCACTCTTAGAAGTGGGAACAGGCATGCACCCCGAACTCACTGGCAGAGAAAATATTTTCCTCAACGGTGCCATTTTGGGTATGCAAAAGTCGGAGATTCGAAAAAAATTAGACGAAATCATCGACTTTGCGGGTATTGCCAAATACATAGATACGCCCATCAAAAGATATAGCAGTGGCATGAGCGTGCGCTTAGGTTTTGCAGTGGCGGCTTTTTTAGAACCCGAAATTTTGATTGTCGATGAGGTCTTAGCCGTAGGAGATGCCGAATTTCAGAAAAAAGCCATCGGAAAGATGCAGGACATCTCGAAAGGAGAAGGCAGAACGGTGCTTTTTGTGAGCCATAATATGCAGTCTGTTTTGAATTTATGCACAAAGGCAGTGTTGATGGAAACAGGTAGCGTAACTTCCTTCAATGATACGCAATCTATCATAGATAAATACTTAGGAATAGAGAAAAACAGCAATCGTCTTAAATCTCTTGTAAAAGAAGAAGAAATCACAAAACTTGTAACCAAAGTTCCTGCTGATTTGACAAAAAGACATTTTCAAATAATAGAACTTTCTTTACAAGATGAAATGCAAAATTTAAAAGAAGTCTTTACACATGGAGAAAAAGTCTTTGTTAAGCTAAAAGTGAAAGTTTTTGAAGCTATGCAAGATTTTCGCGTTGTGCTTTCTGTATTTTGTCAAAAGCAACCCGAACAGCCTTTACTCATTGCACAAGCCTTAGACTCTCCTGCGTATGTTTCTGAACTTGAAACCCTTGCTACTCTTAAAAAACCGCTTCTAAAGGAATTTATCTGTGAAATTCCTGCTTTCTTTTTAGGTGAAAATAAATACGAACTTAATATCGATGTTTATTATCCGAAAAGAGAGCATCATACACTCTATAAGGCATTAACTTGGAGCGTCTTGTATACGGGGGAAGTTGTTTATGGTTCTTTTAAAGAGGCACAGCTGCGCCCTCATTTTAATTGGTCTTTTCAATAA